A genomic stretch from Shewanella woodyi ATCC 51908 includes:
- the atpD gene encoding F0F1 ATP synthase subunit beta, translating to MSTGTVVQVIGAVVDVEFPQDAVPQVYDALEIKSEDLVLEVQQQLGGGVVRTIAMGSSDGLRRGLEVVNSGSPISVPVGEKTLGRIMNVLGQPVDEAGEIGEEERYVIHREAPSYEDQSNTTELLETGIKVIDLVCPFAKGGKVGLFGGAGVGKTVNMMELINNIAKAHSGLSVFAGVGERTREGNDFYYEMEDSGVLDKVAMVYGQMNEPPGNRLRVALTGLTMAEKFRDEGKDVLFFVDNIYRYTLAGTEVSALLGRMPSAVGYQPTLAEEMGVLQERITSTKTGSITSVQAVYVPADDLTDPSPATTFAHLDATVVLSRNIASMGIYPAVDPLDSTSRQLDPLVVGQEHYDVANGVQTVLQRYKELKDIIAILGMDELSDEDKTTVSRARKIEKYLSQPFFVAEVFTGSPGKYVSLKDTIRGFKGILEGEYDNLPEQAFYMVGSIDEVVEKANKK from the coding sequence ATGAGCACAGGTACTGTTGTCCAAGTAATTGGCGCGGTTGTGGACGTTGAGTTTCCACAAGATGCCGTACCTCAGGTATATGACGCTCTAGAGATCAAAAGTGAAGATTTGGTGCTGGAAGTACAGCAGCAACTAGGTGGTGGTGTTGTTCGTACCATCGCTATGGGTTCTTCAGATGGTCTGCGTCGTGGTCTTGAGGTTGTAAATTCTGGTTCACCTATTTCTGTTCCGGTTGGGGAAAAGACCCTAGGCCGTATCATGAACGTATTAGGTCAGCCAGTTGATGAAGCGGGTGAAATTGGTGAAGAAGAACGTTACGTTATTCACCGTGAAGCGCCTTCATATGAAGATCAATCAAACACAACTGAGCTTTTAGAGACTGGTATCAAGGTTATCGACCTTGTATGTCCATTCGCTAAGGGTGGTAAAGTTGGTCTGTTTGGTGGTGCTGGTGTTGGTAAGACCGTCAACATGATGGAACTTATTAACAACATCGCTAAAGCACACTCAGGTTTATCAGTATTCGCTGGTGTAGGTGAGCGTACTCGTGAGGGTAACGACTTCTACTACGAGATGGAAGATTCTGGCGTTCTAGATAAAGTGGCCATGGTATATGGTCAGATGAACGAGCCTCCAGGAAACCGTCTACGTGTGGCACTGACTGGTCTAACTATGGCTGAGAAGTTCCGTGACGAAGGTAAAGACGTTCTTTTCTTCGTTGATAACATCTATCGTTACACCTTGGCGGGTACTGAAGTATCTGCACTGCTAGGCCGTATGCCATCAGCAGTAGGTTACCAGCCAACACTGGCTGAAGAGATGGGTGTACTTCAGGAGCGTATTACATCGACTAAGACAGGGTCTATTACCTCTGTTCAAGCCGTATACGTACCTGCGGATGACTTAACCGATCCGTCACCAGCAACAACCTTCGCTCACTTAGATGCGACTGTTGTACTGTCACGTAACATCGCTTCTATGGGTATCTACCCAGCGGTTGACCCATTGGATTCGACTTCACGTCAGCTAGATCCTTTGGTTGTTGGTCAAGAGCATTATGATGTTGCTAACGGTGTACAAACTGTACTTCAGCGCTATAAAGAGCTGAAAGATATCATTGCGATTCTAGGTATGGATGAATTATCTGATGAAGATAAGACAACAGTATCTCGTGCTCGTAAGATTGAAAAATATCTTTCTCAGCCTTTCTTCGTTGCAGAAGTATTCACTGGTTCTCCAGGTAAGTACGTTTCTCTTAAAGACACCATCCGTGGCTTTAAAGGTATTCTTGAAGGTGAGTATGACAACCTTCCAGAGCAAGCGTTCTACATGGTTGGTTCAATCGACGAAGTTGTTGAGAAAGCTAACAAAAAATAA
- the atpG gene encoding F0F1 ATP synthase subunit gamma — protein sequence MANAKEIKTKIASVQNTQKITSAMEMVAASKMRKAQDRMASSRPYAENMRKVIGHVAQGSLEYKHPYLEVREAKRVGYIVVSTDRGLCGGLNVNLFKKVVADVKKQREAGAEVEFCPIGARSVQFFNSFGGQVSAHASGLGDAPKLADLIGTVRVMLQAYNEGKLDRLYVVFNKFVNTMSQTPVIEQLLPLPKSEEDEISHHWDYLYEPDPKELLDTLLVRYVESQVYQGVVENIASEQAARMVAMKAATDNAGELISDLELVYNKARQAAITQELSEIVSGAAAV from the coding sequence ATGGCCAACGCTAAAGAGATTAAAACCAAGATCGCGAGTGTACAAAACACTCAGAAGATCACGTCTGCTATGGAGATGGTTGCCGCGAGTAAAATGCGTAAAGCACAAGATCGCATGGCTTCTAGTCGTCCATATGCAGAAAATATGCGTAAGGTGATCGGTCACGTGGCGCAAGGTTCTCTCGAATATAAGCATCCATATTTGGAAGTGCGAGAAGCCAAGCGTGTTGGTTACATTGTTGTGTCAACCGACCGTGGTCTTTGTGGTGGTCTGAACGTTAACCTTTTCAAAAAGGTTGTCGCAGACGTGAAGAAGCAGCGTGAAGCTGGTGCAGAAGTTGAATTCTGCCCAATCGGCGCACGAAGCGTACAGTTCTTCAATAGCTTTGGCGGACAAGTTTCTGCTCATGCTTCAGGTTTAGGTGATGCTCCAAAGCTCGCTGACCTGATCGGAACAGTACGTGTCATGCTTCAAGCATACAACGAAGGCAAGCTAGATCGTTTGTACGTGGTATTTAACAAGTTCGTTAATACTATGTCTCAGACGCCTGTGATCGAGCAGCTGCTACCTTTGCCTAAGTCAGAAGAAGATGAGATTTCTCATCACTGGGACTACTTATACGAACCAGATCCAAAAGAGCTTTTGGATACTTTGTTGGTCCGTTATGTGGAGTCTCAAGTTTACCAAGGTGTTGTTGAAAATATTGCATCCGAACAAGCGGCCCGTATGGTTGCTATGAAAGCTGCAACAGACAACGCTGGTGAACTTATCAGTGACTTGGAGTTGGTCTATAACAAGGCTCGTCAGGCTGCGATTACGCAGGAACTGTCGGAAATTGTTTCAGGTGCCGCTGCCGTTTAG
- the atpA gene encoding F0F1 ATP synthase subunit alpha codes for MQLNSTEISDLIKQRIEQFEVVSEARNEGTIVAVSDGIIRIHGLADVMQGEMIELPGNRFAIALNLERDSVGAVVMGPYASLAEGDKVKTTGRILEVPVGRGLLGRVVNTLGEPIDGKGPIDNDGFSPVEMIAPGVIERKSVDQPVQTGYKAVDSMIPIGRGQRELIIGDRQIGKTALAIDAIINQKDTGIKCVYVAVGQKASTIANVVRKLEEHGALANTIVVVATASEAAALQYLAPYSGCSMGEYFRDRGEDSLIVYDDLSKQAVAYRQISLLLKRPPGREAYPGDVFYLHSRLLERASRVNAEYVEKFTKGEVKGQTGSLTALPIIETQAGDVSAFVPTNVISITDGQIFLETDLFNSGLRPAVNPGISVSRVGGAAQTKIIKKLSGGIRSALAQYRELAAFSQFASDLDDATRAQLEHGERVTELMKQKQYAPMSVADQSVSIFSAEKGYLKSVELNKIGDFEASLLSYMNSEHADLMKTINETGNYNADIEGELKAGLDKFVETQTW; via the coding sequence ATGCAACTGAATTCCACTGAAATCAGCGATCTGATTAAACAGCGGATCGAGCAGTTCGAAGTCGTTAGTGAAGCTCGCAACGAAGGTACTATCGTTGCAGTTAGTGACGGCATCATCCGCATCCACGGCCTAGCCGACGTGATGCAAGGTGAAATGATCGAGCTGCCTGGTAACCGTTTCGCAATCGCGTTGAACTTAGAACGTGATTCTGTCGGTGCCGTAGTTATGGGCCCTTATGCCTCTTTGGCTGAAGGCGACAAAGTAAAAACAACTGGTCGTATTTTGGAAGTCCCAGTTGGCCGTGGTCTTTTAGGTCGCGTAGTCAACACATTGGGTGAGCCAATCGACGGAAAAGGACCTATCGATAACGATGGTTTCTCTCCTGTTGAAATGATCGCACCAGGTGTTATTGAACGTAAGTCAGTAGATCAACCAGTACAAACTGGTTATAAAGCCGTTGACTCTATGATCCCTATCGGTCGTGGACAGCGTGAGTTGATCATTGGTGACCGTCAGATCGGTAAAACCGCTCTAGCGATCGATGCCATCATCAACCAAAAAGATACTGGCATTAAGTGTGTATACGTAGCTGTAGGCCAGAAGGCTTCTACAATTGCTAACGTGGTACGCAAGCTAGAAGAACATGGCGCTTTGGCGAACACCATTGTTGTTGTTGCTACAGCTTCTGAAGCTGCTGCTCTACAATATTTGGCTCCATACTCTGGTTGTTCAATGGGTGAGTACTTCCGCGACCGCGGTGAAGATTCACTGATTGTCTATGATGATCTTTCTAAGCAAGCAGTTGCTTACCGTCAGATCTCATTGCTACTTAAGCGTCCACCAGGACGTGAAGCATACCCAGGTGATGTATTCTATCTTCACTCTCGTCTGTTAGAGCGTGCTTCACGTGTTAACGCCGAGTATGTTGAGAAGTTCACTAAAGGTGAAGTGAAAGGCCAAACTGGTTCTTTGACTGCTCTGCCGATTATTGAAACTCAAGCGGGTGACGTATCTGCATTCGTACCGACCAACGTAATTTCGATTACCGATGGTCAGATCTTCCTTGAAACTGACCTATTTAACTCTGGACTACGTCCAGCTGTTAACCCAGGTATTTCGGTTTCTCGTGTTGGTGGTGCGGCTCAGACTAAGATCATCAAGAAACTGTCTGGCGGTATTCGTAGCGCACTAGCACAGTATCGAGAGCTTGCAGCGTTCTCACAGTTTGCATCTGACTTAGATGATGCAACACGTGCTCAGCTTGAGCATGGTGAGCGTGTTACTGAACTTATGAAGCAAAAACAATACGCCCCTATGAGCGTAGCTGATCAGTCTGTGTCTATTTTCTCAGCTGAAAAAGGTTACCTAAAGAGCGTAGAGCTTAATAAGATTGGTGATTTCGAAGCGTCTTTGCTCTCTTACATGAACAGCGAGCATGCTGACCTTATGAAGACCATCAACGAGACTGGCAACTACAATGCCGACATCGAAGGTGAGTTGAAGGCTGGCCTCGACAAGTTCGTCGAAACTCAAACCTGGTAA
- the atpH gene encoding F0F1 ATP synthase subunit delta, whose translation MAEITTIARPYAKAAFDFAIEKNAVDSWAEMLNFAAMVSENETMKPLLSGSLASHQLAELFIGVCGEQVNEQGQNLLKVMAENGRLETLPAVSQLFVEMKHEWAKEIEANVVSATELSSEQQQEISVSLEKRLTRKVKLNCSIDASLIAGLIITAGDLVIDGSVRGKVSRLSDSLQS comes from the coding sequence ATGGCTGAAATAACCACCATCGCTCGTCCTTACGCAAAGGCAGCTTTTGATTTTGCTATTGAAAAGAACGCAGTTGATAGTTGGGCAGAGATGCTGAACTTCGCGGCCATGGTCAGTGAAAACGAAACCATGAAGCCACTGCTATCTGGCTCTTTAGCCAGCCACCAGCTTGCAGAACTCTTTATTGGAGTTTGTGGCGAGCAGGTCAATGAGCAAGGTCAAAACCTGTTAAAGGTAATGGCTGAAAACGGTCGTTTAGAAACACTACCTGCTGTTTCTCAACTTTTTGTTGAGATGAAGCATGAATGGGCAAAAGAGATTGAAGCTAATGTAGTTTCAGCCACTGAGCTTAGTTCAGAGCAGCAACAGGAAATTAGTGTTTCTCTAGAGAAACGTCTCACACGCAAAGTTAAGCTTAATTGCAGCATAGATGCCAGCCTTATTGCTGGACTAATTATCACGGCAGGAGACCTAGTCATTGATGGCTCGGTCCGCGGAAAAGTTTCGCGTCTGTCTGATTCGCTGCAATCGTAA
- the atpF gene encoding F0F1 ATP synthase subunit B has translation MNINATLLGQTVAFIIFVWFCMKFVWPPLMNAIEERQKRIADGLADADRAVKDLELAQAKATDQLKDAKATANEIIEQANKRKAQIVDEAKAEADAERAKIIAQGQAEIEAERNRVKEDLRKQVATLAIAGAEKILERSIDEAAHSDIVNKLVAEL, from the coding sequence GTGAATATCAACGCTACCCTACTCGGTCAGACGGTTGCCTTTATTATCTTCGTGTGGTTCTGCATGAAGTTTGTTTGGCCTCCTTTGATGAATGCCATCGAAGAACGCCAAAAAAGGATTGCCGACGGTTTAGCTGATGCTGACCGTGCCGTGAAAGACCTTGAGTTGGCACAGGCTAAAGCCACTGACCAACTAAAAGACGCCAAAGCCACTGCTAATGAGATTATTGAGCAAGCGAACAAACGCAAAGCTCAAATAGTTGATGAAGCAAAAGCCGAAGCAGATGCTGAGCGCGCTAAGATTATCGCTCAGGGTCAAGCAGAAATTGAAGCTGAACGTAATCGCGTTAAAGAAGACTTGCGTAAGCAAGTTGCTACTCTAGCCATCGCTGGCGCAGAGAAGATTCTTGAGCGTTCTATCGATGAAGCCGCCCACAGTGACATAGTTAATAAACTAGTTGCTGAACTTTAA
- the atpE gene encoding F0F1 ATP synthase subunit C — protein METVLGMTAIAVALLIGMGALGTAIGFGLLGGKFLEGAARQPEMAPMLQVKMFIVAGLLDAVTMIGVGIALFMLFTNPLGAML, from the coding sequence ATGGAAACTGTATTAGGCATGACAGCAATCGCTGTTGCTCTACTAATTGGTATGGGTGCACTTGGTACCGCTATCGGTTTTGGCCTATTGGGTGGCAAGTTCTTGGAAGGCGCTGCGCGTCAACCAGAAATGGCTCCAATGCTGCAAGTTAAAATGTTCATCGTTGCTGGTCTTCTTGATGCGGTAACTATGATCGGTGTTGGTATTGCACTATTTATGCTTTTCACCAATCCATTAGGTGCAATGCTGTAA
- the atpB gene encoding F0F1 ATP synthase subunit A, which produces MAATGEALTPQGYIQHHLTNLSVGEGFWTWHIDSLFFSVGLGVLFLWLFRSVGKKATTGVPGKLQCFVEMIVEFVDSSVKETFHGRNPVIAPLALTIFVWVFMMNFMDMVPVDWIPELAMAAGIPYMKVVPTTDLNITFSMAIGVFLLIIYYSIKVKGISGFVKELTLQPFNHKAMIPVNLLLETVTLIAKPISLALRLFGNLYAGELIFILIALMYGANWALSTLGVTLQLGWLIFHILVITLQAFIFMMLTIVYLSMAHEDH; this is translated from the coding sequence ATGGCTGCAACTGGTGAAGCGTTAACACCGCAGGGCTATATCCAGCACCACCTTACCAACTTAAGTGTTGGTGAAGGCTTCTGGACATGGCACATTGATTCGTTGTTCTTTTCGGTTGGGCTTGGTGTTCTATTCTTATGGCTATTCCGTAGCGTTGGAAAGAAGGCTACAACAGGCGTTCCTGGCAAACTTCAATGTTTTGTCGAGATGATTGTTGAGTTTGTCGATTCTAGCGTGAAAGAAACCTTCCATGGCCGCAATCCTGTTATTGCTCCGTTGGCATTAACGATTTTTGTTTGGGTATTCATGATGAACTTCATGGATATGGTTCCAGTTGACTGGATACCTGAGTTAGCTATGGCAGCTGGCATCCCTTACATGAAAGTGGTTCCAACGACTGACTTAAACATCACCTTTAGTATGGCTATTGGTGTGTTCTTGCTGATTATTTACTACAGCATTAAAGTCAAAGGCATATCAGGTTTTGTTAAAGAACTGACACTGCAGCCTTTCAACCATAAGGCAATGATACCCGTCAACCTCCTGTTAGAAACTGTAACTTTGATCGCTAAGCCAATCTCATTGGCACTGCGTCTGTTCGGTAACTTATATGCAGGTGAGTTGATCTTCATCCTTATTGCGTTGATGTATGGTGCTAACTGGGCATTATCTACTCTAGGTGTGACACTACAACTAGGCTGGTTAATTTTCCATATTTTGGTTATTACCCTACAGGCGTTTATCTTCATGATGTTGACCATTGTTTACTTAAGCATGGCGCATGAAGATCATTAA
- a CDS encoding ATP synthase subunit I: MSKVLARRGRWSAYKLVLMQAAVAGGASIFFFATWGAQYGLSALAGGAIAVLPNFVFATLAFSHTGASSAGKVVKTFYWGEAVKLLLTIAMFSLVFINMEIGFMPLFVCYTLALIVHWTAPLYFKQS; the protein is encoded by the coding sequence TTGAGTAAGGTTTTAGCACGCCGTGGCCGATGGTCAGCCTATAAATTGGTATTGATGCAGGCGGCGGTTGCTGGGGGTGCTTCTATTTTCTTTTTCGCCACGTGGGGAGCTCAGTATGGTTTATCTGCATTAGCAGGTGGCGCCATTGCTGTACTCCCTAATTTTGTATTCGCAACCCTCGCTTTTTCCCACACGGGAGCAAGTTCAGCTGGAAAGGTCGTTAAGACTTTTTACTGGGGGGAAGCGGTAAAGTTGCTGCTTACAATAGCAATGTTTTCACTAGTGTTTATCAATATGGAAATTGGTTTTATGCCACTTTTTGTTTGTTATACCTTAGCGTTAATCGTGCATTGGACAGCTCCTTTATATTTCAAGCAAAGTTAA
- a CDS encoding ParB/RepB/Spo0J family partition protein — MTVKKRGLGKGLDALLSTSSAASAKLNQGQSDSTDQDIKNDDLIMLDVDMMQSGKYQPRKDMSPEALDELSESIKAQGVIQPILVRKVSPTMYEIIAGERRWRAAQLAKLSKVPCIVKQVPDESAVVIALIENIQREDLNAMEEAIALERLMQEFNLTHQLIADAVGKSRATVSNLLRLNGLNEPVKRMLEYGDIDMGHARALLAIDGEEQTVIARMVAAKELTVRETERLVNKTLNPPEIADKPAKDHDVARLESQLIERLGAKVSITHNKKGKGKLVINYQDLAELDGIISKIG; from the coding sequence ATGACAGTTAAAAAGCGTGGTTTAGGCAAAGGCCTAGACGCACTTCTCAGCACCAGTAGCGCTGCGAGTGCTAAGTTAAATCAAGGACAGAGTGACTCAACGGATCAAGATATTAAGAACGATGACCTTATCATGCTAGATGTAGACATGATGCAGTCGGGAAAATATCAGCCACGTAAAGATATGTCGCCGGAGGCTCTGGATGAGCTATCTGAGTCGATAAAAGCCCAAGGTGTTATTCAACCTATTTTAGTGCGTAAAGTCTCGCCTACTATGTACGAGATTATTGCCGGTGAACGTCGCTGGCGCGCAGCTCAGCTAGCAAAGTTGAGTAAAGTGCCCTGTATTGTTAAACAGGTGCCTGATGAATCTGCTGTTGTTATCGCGCTTATTGAGAACATTCAACGTGAAGATCTCAATGCGATGGAGGAGGCTATCGCCCTCGAACGATTGATGCAGGAGTTTAATCTTACCCATCAATTAATCGCCGATGCTGTGGGCAAATCACGTGCCACGGTTTCTAACCTGCTTCGTCTCAATGGTCTCAATGAGCCTGTTAAGCGTATGTTAGAGTATGGTGATATCGATATGGGCCATGCTCGTGCTTTACTGGCTATTGATGGCGAAGAACAGACCGTTATTGCCAGAATGGTTGCCGCAAAAGAATTAACTGTTCGTGAAACTGAACGCTTAGTTAATAAAACCTTAAACCCACCTGAAATTGCAGATAAACCTGCAAAAGATCACGATGTCGCGCGCTTGGAAAGCCAATTAATTGAGAGGTTAGGTGCGAAGGTTTCCATTACCCATAATAAGAAAGGTAAAGGTAAATTAGTAATAAACTATCAAGATCTCGCTGAATTAGACGGCATTATCAGCAAAATCGGTTAA
- a CDS encoding ParA family protein has protein sequence MGKVIAVANQKGGVGKTTTCVNLAASLAATKRKVLLIDLDPQGNATMGSGIDKYSVENTAYELLVDEKSFDEVVYRDTSGKYDLIAGNGDVTAAEIKLMEFFAREIRLRNALAPVKDEYDFIFIDCPPSLNMLTVNAMSAADSVLVPMQCEYYALEGLTALMDTISKIGAMVNPGLCIEGILRTMYDPRNRLANDVSDQLKQHFGEKVYRTVIPRNVRLAEAPSFGAPAMYYDKSSAGAKAYLSLAGEIIRRAEQHDLQGEQA, from the coding sequence GTGGGTAAAGTGATTGCCGTAGCTAACCAGAAAGGTGGTGTGGGAAAAACAACAACTTGCGTCAATTTAGCCGCATCTTTAGCCGCCACAAAGCGTAAGGTATTACTGATAGATCTCGATCCTCAAGGCAATGCGACCATGGGAAGCGGTATCGATAAGTACAGTGTTGAAAATACAGCCTATGAGTTGTTGGTCGATGAGAAGTCTTTCGATGAAGTTGTCTACCGAGATACCAGCGGTAAGTATGATCTGATTGCTGGTAATGGTGATGTGACGGCAGCTGAGATCAAGTTGATGGAGTTCTTTGCCCGAGAGATCAGATTACGCAATGCATTGGCACCTGTAAAAGATGAGTACGACTTTATCTTTATTGATTGTCCGCCATCACTGAATATGTTGACGGTGAATGCCATGTCGGCTGCCGACTCTGTGTTAGTGCCTATGCAGTGTGAGTATTATGCACTGGAAGGTCTGACTGCATTGATGGATACCATCAGTAAAATTGGAGCCATGGTTAACCCTGGTCTCTGCATCGAAGGGATTTTACGTACCATGTATGATCCCCGTAATCGTTTAGCCAATGATGTTTCTGATCAACTTAAACAGCATTTTGGTGAAAAAGTTTATCGTACGGTTATACCAAGGAATGTACGACTCGCTGAAGCACCAAGTTTTGGTGCTCCGGCAATGTATTATGATAAATCCAGTGCGGGCGCAAAAGCATACCTGTCACTGGCAGGTGAGATTATTCGTCGTGCTGAGCAGCATGACCTTCAGGGCGAACAGGCGTAA
- the rsmG gene encoding 16S rRNA (guanine(527)-N(7))-methyltransferase RsmG, which translates to MLSAQLDEYLAEMNLSATTEQKKQLVGFVEMLNKWNKAYNLTSIRDPQQMLIRHIMDSLAVSKHLVGERFIDVGTGPGLPGIPLAIMNPERSFVLLDSLGKRIRFQKQVQHELGIHNISSVESRVEAFEPEVKFDGVLSRAFASIEDMLHWCHHLPSETGCYYALKGQLADNEMANIPQGFEVTDIIELQVPRLDEQRHLLRVIKK; encoded by the coding sequence GTGTTATCTGCCCAATTAGATGAGTATCTGGCTGAAATGAATCTGTCTGCAACCACAGAGCAGAAAAAACAGCTTGTTGGTTTTGTTGAGATGCTCAACAAGTGGAATAAAGCTTATAACCTGACCTCTATCCGTGATCCGCAGCAGATGTTGATCCGCCATATTATGGACAGCTTAGCTGTGTCTAAGCATCTTGTGGGTGAGCGTTTTATCGATGTTGGCACTGGACCTGGTTTACCTGGGATCCCGTTAGCTATTATGAATCCAGAGCGATCCTTTGTATTGCTAGACAGTTTAGGTAAGCGGATCCGTTTTCAAAAGCAGGTTCAGCATGAACTTGGTATCCACAATATCAGCTCAGTCGAAAGTCGAGTTGAAGCTTTTGAGCCAGAGGTTAAATTTGATGGTGTGCTTAGCCGTGCGTTTGCTTCTATTGAGGATATGCTGCATTGGTGTCATCACCTACCATCTGAAACGGGTTGTTACTATGCTCTAAAGGGGCAATTAGCCGATAATGAGATGGCTAACATTCCACAAGGATTTGAAGTTACTGATATTATTGAGCTTCAGGTTCCTCGTCTTGATGAGCAAAGACACCTTTTAAGAGTGATTAAAAAATAG